The region GGAGTCAGATTTGGAACTGTAATCCGTAAGTGCATTAATGGGAAAGGGaccttcattttcatcatcgGAGATGTCAGAGTCTAAAAAACATTGAGGCGACAAAATGGTGTCGTAGGGCAGAGACTTGAGTGTGTTCTGCTGATCGCGTGAAAGGGGAAGAGAAGACAAATACCACGAAAAGGAGTTTACTTGGATggaatgggattggatggcaggCTGACGGTGCTTCCGTGTCGACCGACGACGAGCCGGTCGCCTACGGGAGCGTCCCGCTGGGTCTGATCttggtcggttcattctgtcattagggtgggggctttaggacccagatgcgggaaggcagagcaaggaggcagaggtgcagtccaaaaaagaggttttaatttctaatcaaaaagctaccttcaaagtgcaaaataaacggaactaacaaaacatgaagctaaacatggcaaaacaacttaggcaaaactaacagcatgacatggatcctgataaggcaaaaaggtcagcgtgacgtggcgaatgacttacgacagtggcaacaacaacaaaacatgaacttgaactatgacttgggagggaacaaataacaataacaaataggcagcatgacatgaggaaagACATACAAAtcacaatgaaccgacacagacagagacaggggggagacaaccgactaaatacaccaacactaatgacataacaagacacacctggctgagggcactgattggatgacacatgagggtaatgggaaaaggtggacacaatcagggatcagggttgacaaagacaccaaacaaggaagggcaagtgacctgaaatgagaagagtcagacttttcacaataaaacaggaaatgacaagacaaggggaaaacacaaggaaaacagaagctaaacatgacagggagtaaacaagactgaaaataaacatgacatgtgtatatatatatatatatatatatatatatatatatgtgtgtgtgtgtgtgtgtgtgtgtatatatgtataaatatatatatatatatatatatatatatatatatatgtatgcacaCAATATTTAATGCTATTAATACAATACCATTTTTGTGTGGCAATGTCGTCAGCTGCTTCAGCCAACGTCGTGCCCGTGCCACAACTGGCCAGCCGGTTGGACCGGACCACGTTGGACCAGTGACGTTATTGTACACACTCGATTATTCTAAGATCTCCTACTTCATTTGCCGTACGTGTGAAACAGAGGAGGAGTTAAGTGCTAAGTTAAGTGTTAAGAGTTAACACATGACAGCGCTGAATACCTGTGCTCCCGACTCGAGCTCATACAACAGGAAACTGGCGAAATAAATGCCAACACTCGGACTGCGTTTGGACCCGCTCGGGAGCTTGATTTTAAGGCGCAGATAAAGTGATCAATGCGTCTTGGCTGGCTGCAGTGTGTGAGAAGTGCACAGGTCCTAGCAGGTGTAGCAGCTGGGAGAGAACATGTCCAATGGAAAACACGAGAATGCTGCTCACAAGTGAGTACAACTCAAAAGAAAAGTTCAAATCCACGAGAGCTCGACTTTCTTCACTTTTGTGCAGTAGTCGTGGCATTTAGGCTTGTGCTACCTGCGCAACAAGTAAAGGAAAGAACGTTGTTTCAATAACCGGTAACCACAAAAGGCTGTTTCCTGCTTATCTGGCAACGCTCAATGTTTTCTTGTTCCACATGccagataaaaaataatacatcaaCTTTAACTCTTTGGCCGCTTATACCGTTAAATGATTTTGTATGTTTATCGTTGTGCAGTGGGGGACGTTAGTGCTCATGACTGACAAAGGCCCTACAAAATAGTACAGGGAACCCGTTTATTCTGCCGGATACGTTCCAGACTCTCCTGTATCTAGTACAAATCCGCCTTTAAATGACATAATTATAAATCATTGTACTCATGCCTCGCAATATGAATCCTCGCACACGCACTAAAAAATTTCataactacattattttttttgtatacaattaatacttttagaacaaatttttccacttgctgtcgactgaagatggcatcacatgTGCTgaagaagtaggtaacgaccaatcatagctcacctgttttctgggtttagtCAACAatgtgagccatgattggtcgttacttccTCAGcagaggtgatgtcatcttcagtcgaaaacaagtggaaaaaattgttttttaaaggtgttaattgttcatgaaaaacaaTAATGAAGTTGCCActttaattatagacaaaatattaactttttactgctgaaaatagcttAATGAGTCTAGTATCACTTTAAAGGAGATAGGTTGGCGACTTTTTCTGCCGCCTCTTCTTGCTCTTAATTGAATCCATGCTACATTTCTTCCAGTACGTCTCATTACTGATCAGCATTTGTGACACAACGTGGTTCCACACTGAAGAACCACAACTCAAAATTCGGACTTGCTTGTATACTGTGAAAATGATTGCTTAAAAATCCTCCATAAGAGGAGGCGCGAAAGATGAAAAATATAGCAAGGGAATCATTGCGTTTTCAATTTGTGCCAATGACCGCAACGCAACACAGCCGAGATGTAACGGGTTTGACTATTCGGCCCTCCTGAAGTGTCCTCTCCCTACTTGGGAactgaaaaagtgaaaaatactaatatatatatatatatatatatatatatatatattttttttttttaaagtgtgcaaattattcaactttcaaAATGCAATATGACGAATAAATACCGAAGTGTTGATTATAAACGGCATTCATACTCACAATGCACTCCGGTAGCACACGTGGGTGTGTTAGGAAATACACTCTAAGCGTGTTCCTTCATTCAGACCATTTGGAAACTCGGAacgttgttcaaatgtgccattAGGGTCTTCACAATGTCACGAAATACGGAGCCTGTGCATTGCAGCTAAAGGAAATTACATCAAACCCACAAATGcttgaataatattttctattaacataaacaataataaatgtttttttaaatcattttttcaaaatgaactaCAAAATGCCCACCTTTAGTTGCACTATTACTTAAAGGGAGGCTACAGGAACATTTTAATGTGTACTAGTACTACATAgacaatacagtacatgtagATATTCTACAGCACAAATGAAAATTGAGCATGATTTCAGCTCTTGCCTTGGATGTCTTTAAATTGCGCAGGTGTGCTCAATGTTGCGGCCGGTGAGTGAGCATTATAAAAATGGATCCTCTCTTTATcttgtgtgcatgtatgtgcaCAATCATAAATTCACAGTATCCATCCTCATATCcccttttttgtatatttttagcaACTCCTCGCAGATGACCCTAGACGAGAGCCTGGATGAGTGCATGGAGGCCCTGGATCTCTTCCTAAACAATCACTTCAATGAGAGTCTGGAGAAGCTGCGGTCCAAGTACAACAAAAACTGATTTAGATGTTTCTACTAACTTTGGGTTGAGAATACAATCACGTGTTAGAAGGAGGTTCATAAATTGGGCCGCAGGTGATGCTAAGAACGGTGATATACGAAGCAATGCGCCTTTTGTTAGATGGCTTACAAGTGTAGCTCAGCTAAGCGTCGATTCTCCAGGATATTATGTGTTTGCTGAAGCTGACGCCCGAGGTCTGACTGATTCAACAGCCAAAGAACGGCAGCCCTGTTAAATAAACATTATGCTGTGAGATAGCAGCAGTGGTGTGACACCTTCAAAGAAAATTACTATTCATTTAAAAGGTTTCAAATAAGTTTTCACTAACCTTGACTAACCAATCCAAAGTCTACCTCATGTCTTGcccaaaacaatttgaaatgcgCGCCAGCTCGCTTGTGACGTGCTGGAAAAATGATGGATCGATGACTTCATGGATTTTACCATGCAACATACTTTATAGTACAGTCAAAAACTATAACTAATGCAGTAGCTTGTATGGAAaaccgttgttgtttttttagaatgTAAATTGATAAGCAGGGCTGGAttggccatctggcattcagggcagatgcccggttgGGCCAGCCTCTTTTGgagccgatgcagtgctttttaattattacttttCTACATTTTCCCcaaagagactggcccacaatttagagggaccagtccgtaaatccatttcaaatatagatagcaaactgaaacatcatctgGCAAGATTGGGCTGGGCCGGggctaagtcaaaatgccagggtcgatttttttgtgtgtgtgtgtgtgctagtcCAGACCTCTTGAAAGGTATAGGAAAGGTGAGAAAAAGCAGCAATGAATATTTGGgggtttagtaaaaaaaaaaaaacatgacaaggtGTCAAGGGAATAGCTGTTATACTATATAAGGGAATCTTGAGTGGCAGATGTGtgttaaggcctagatacaccaaagatgtgatcgatgtggtaaatagacagcgtttacatttaaatgtgttttttgttttttaaatagtcgccgttcctccacctcggcccgacgtcctcggagcgatagtaattcaatcatagcggtggactcaccagcgacagtccaggtctccgttaagcagaggaaatccaagttgttggaaTGGAAAAattccctcaaaataaacgttttgtttgtcaatgaccTCGCATTTAACAGCGCTATCCTTGTGGAAGCAGCACGGGTGCATGGCCCTTCTGTCCGGCAgtctcgaggaagctccttTAGAAGCTGGAGGTTGGCACTGCGTCCAAAATGTGGAGGGCAGCACGGCCGAAGCTTTTCAGGTGAACCGACGATCGGTCGAAGCCAGTAGTCGACAGGGTCTAGGATATGCCACAAAGGAGTACATCCATGCGTTCGGGAACGAGTAGGGGACGGAGCTTGTTCCAGCGCCTGTTTTCACTTTCAGCTGGCCGCCGCATTTACCCCGGCGCCGCTGTCAACACCGGTATAAGATTTTCATATCtcgcccccgtaaagaggttgccTTTAGAAATAATGACTACCACCACTGATAATagggaggggaattacttcgtgcgcatgcgctgaaggtacgtaatagtctgTGTCAGTGTGGTGTATATATAACAGCTGGATTTTGGAAAtatgcaaaatccagctgtttttaatttatctcagtgggtggccattttgccacttgctgttgagtgaaaatgacatcacacaacGAATGGATAGACATAGTATATGAGATATTTAAGATGgaaagaatacattttaaaagtttaaatactgtactgtactgtaaatgtaaaaatataaattaaaataggaattttctgtttttggagcttgggaacagattaattgcatttacattgttTCCTATgagagaaatatatatttactagTGTTGTTtcaataccgttttttggcccctgataccgaatccgatacccagctttgcagtatcggccgatgccgataccataccaatacctaagtttttttctcaacatgaaaaagctgtcctgctattggttcagagcattcaagggccaataggatatcttagctcagcatgcagtgaacatgtcacacatcagtgaatgtcgtgcatgaacaagacacaagatgctgtaTCCAAAGTCCTACATTAgcatcagaattaatggtatcggcatgttacttgttagtactcacagataccgataccactgttttaatgcagtattgaggcctctgccgataccggaacaacactagtattTACATCATTTTTCTACACGACGTGCCGACGTCTGGGTGAACGCCACAGAGGgtaggcgtcggtcacatttggccgacgcctgattggtgtatctaggcctttagaCGAGTCCAGAACATGTATGAGAAAGTTAAGACAGTAGTGAGATGAGCTGCTGGAGTGATGAAAGATTTCAAAATAGAGGTgggcagatgacattgtgattgcTGTTGGAAGAAGGTAACAGGTGGAAACAACCTAGAGAGGACAGAACATGGACAAAGATGACCAAATTTTGTCTTCGTTTTAATGCCTAGTTCCACTAAAGGTGTATTATGTGACcaacagaaaagaaaacctGCTTTATGATATGTCTGTTGTTGTATTTCCTATGCAGAGTGTCTGAGAGTATGTACCATGCGCTCATCTATGCCACAATCCTGGAAATGCAGGCCATGATGACTTTCCAGCATGATGACATATGCAGTGCTGGAGCTACCATGAAGAGTGCTCAGGATGTCTGTCAAAGGTCTGTTTTTCTCCTCAAtctaaaataatgtaaacagTGCTTGTTTACATTTGAAGAGCACATTTAACAACTTGACTGTTATACTATATTACAGAGCCATCATGATTCTGTTATATAGGCTATAAAAATCAAATCACACGGGTGCAATTATAATTACTCCAGGCGTGCTATTTGGAATGCTTGTATGGCAATACACAATGGAGCTGCAATGTGAGTGAGTGGCTTGCATATGGTATCGTAAGATACATTTGTGTTGATATTGTAACACTGTTTCAGGTTTCGCCGTAAATCTCCAAATTTAGTAAAGTCAAATGGGGAGCCGATCACTGAAGGTAAACagtaattatttcattttttaagttttccccCCTACAATTCAGATGGGAAATAaagtcaaaaaatgtctttacccttGTAAAACTCCACATCTTTGTATCTGAATTCccagatgacttttttttttcatgggtgGAATATATTAAGGTGCATTTCCCTTTTATGTGGAAAATTAAGCATAACAACcaacattattgttgttttacaatatttgttgttttttagtgtTGATTTTTGTAAGTTATGTTCGATATCAGACACACAGTAATATACAATGATggcaaaatatgcaaatgaaaacTATTATTGACGATTCCAATAATGATGAAGCCCAACAggatatgtatatttatgtttcaacatgaaaaaacacTGTGTGCTTTGCAATtatgaaaatgaatataaagCAGGCAAATACTTAGGATACTCATTTGTTTATACGTAGTGTAAGTCTTTGTAAGTTTATTATTCTATTACTGTGTGTAATATTCTTCCATGCATGTTTAGAGCAGCTCCATGCTGAAGTGTGTTTTGCAGAATGCCAACTACAAAGAGCTGCTCTCACCTTCCTACAGGTATAGTGAGATGTCTTCATTTATCTCAATTAGCCTTAAGAGCCAAATGACAGCACAAAATACGTCTTTGCAGGATGAGAACATGGTGAGTTTTATCAAAGGTGGGATCAAAGTTCGCAACAGTTACCTGATTTACAAGTAAGTAGCTCTACATGCAGTACATACAATAATATGTAGTTCGAATATGCACAATGCAACTGTGAATGTTGATCTACACGATGGGCCTTAAGATAAGATGTAAGACGATAAATTTAAGATCTGGTCTGATTAGTTTGTGTCCTAATACTTTTGTCATATCGTGTACACAGTTCCTTTATTCAATTATGTTAAATGCTATGCTGCTGACGGCCCTTTTCTGATATTGTTCACTTTGTCTTCCAGAGACTTGCATTCCTATGTCAAATCTCAAACATGTTTTAAAGGAGCCAGCCACAGTCACTTAGAGGGTGGGATTTCTTTTGGAATAGGAGCATTTAATTTGGTATGATTTCACTATACCGTACTTAGAtcttttgaatgtatttaactTATGcatacttaattttattttctgactttttttagACACTTTCTTTATTTCCGCCACGAATACTAAAAGTATTAGAGTTTGCAGGCTTCTCAGGCGATAAGGTACGTGACAGATGCATTCCATCGTGTCCAAAGCATGGCGCAACTCTCATTTTCATATTGATGAATGTATAGATTGCACAGTGATCTCATCCATATGCCTGTTTAAGGAATACGGTTTGTCCCTGCTTGATGATGGTGCCACAGCCTTGAATCTGCGTTCCATGCTGTGTGCTCTGCTATTGCTTTGTTACTACACCTTCCTCACGTTCATACTAGGTATGGCTCCTCCCCATATAATCCTTATATGTCTATCGCTCACTCCTGTTTTGAGTGATGTGTAAAAAGTTTCatatctcctcctcctcttgcgCTCTCAGGAACAGGTGAGGGACATGTAATAGAAGCTGAAAGACTGCTGAAAATATTCCGGCTCCGCTATCCACGGGTGAGTGCGGAATCCCAAAGAGCTTGACCAAAGACAAAAACCTTTAGCATTGTGGAGTGGGAGAAATAAtaccattttaactcattcactgccattgacggctatatacgtctaaaaaaaatcattttaactatttctattagtttaaaatttttccccaattttgttaataagagtatgaaaacctagggggaaaaatattgtacatttagaacggatatcaaatttgtgatcgtgaattaactagtgaagtcatgcaattaatatacgattaaaaatgtaattacctgatacccctaatttttaataaacttttctttaaaaaaaaaaaagaaaagaaaatattatttaataataataataataataataataattaaaattacttctttttttaaagaagaaggaaagattattaaaaattaagggcgtcagcgattaaaattttcgtaattaatcacaaggcttcagttaactcacgattaatcccaaattttatatctgttctaaatgtaccatatattttttattaggttttcatactcttgttaacaaaagtggaaaaaatgttaaactaatagaaatagttcaaatgaatttttgacatctatagccgtcaatggcagtgaatgagttaaatgcaatTCTAACAGACTAGATAAACCCTGGCCTAGATCCATGTTTTTATTCTAATGTTCACCAAAGTGTAAAAGGATCTTTTCTGTGTAACCTGATAGCTAACTAATTAGCTAACTGTTAAAAATCCGGAAGATAGACATTGGGATATGTGATTGTTGCGGTTGTCAATAATTACTCACTTCTAGTTCTATATAAGAGAACGGAGTAATAAGACAATAGACATAAGACAAGGCATGGGCCGATATTAGATTCTGACAGTATGATAAccttgagcaaaaatattgtactATCATGgtattaaaataactcaaaattaccataaaaataaaaatttaaaaaattggtcagtaaaaacagcatttaaaaaacaaaatatagaatatttagtACAGAAAAAACATGTATCATGATAacgttaaataaattaatagatGTTAACATTCTTCTAAGTCACAGGGTCCCATTGCTGGTGATCTATTTTTACAAAAGTCCCAAAGGGTATTCGTGTTGTCCCCAGGGCTAACTAGTACTGGCTggcacctattttttttcttagtttgtttttaggacaatgcacattaatcagtGCAAAAAGGCATCTATGTTTGCAGTATCTCTGTCTTGCTCCCTACCCTCTCCTCCTCCGTTACGCTCCAGGAAGGAGAAAAAAGTTACCATAAttggaggcaattaacttcaaataGGCGGCTTTTTTACTCAGCACTGGGTCATTGTATGTCAATTCACACACTCTCACCGGGGATGTCAAAAGAAAGAATCCAAAGTCTCCTAGTTTAAATGGTTTACAAGTTATGGCCTTTCAAAATGTTCTTGCCACGCCCACATTTGGGATCCAAGAATTCCACACAAAATTTTGGACCATATTGGAGGCTCTCATCATTTGTTTTAGGACGTGTACAGATATGTAAATTGTTAtatctactgtatgtattctGACAATGTCTATCATCTGCACTTAAAAAACTAGCACAGGTGTAcaatttttaaagatattaagcctttaaaagtggattttttaaataaaacaatacattttgattACATTTAGGGGGTCCATATCTTGGAAAAGTTTTTCGTTGGTGGGGTTTGCCTATTCATGTTTCTGCAAGTAAAAACAGACGCACCTAATTAAATACTGAATAGGCTAAATATCGTTTAGCGTTCTTTTAACATAATAAGGCACTAATCTAATGGTATAAAAATCAGGCACATTGAAAGGATATCACTGGGGAGGTTTTGGGGATTTGTGTGAATTGACACGGAATGACCCCTCTGCAAGCAGTCAATCATGTCTTAAAACCACGGTAAATTGTCAAACCGGTAATTGGCCTATGCCTACACAGATTTGTGTTGTGGTTGTCGTAAGCCAAACCAAATGATTCAGAACATTTCTGAGAATTCCTAATTTGAGATTTTCCACACCCtgattcagcttttttttttttttttgcatcgttATGTAATTtccctctttttattttacaacctGTTCAACTCCATGTGACTTCACAATCCTTGTGTCCGCTCCTACTGCACACATGCCTGCCCATCCCACAGAACAAACTTGACATTCTGACCACAATGTGTACAAATTCATGGGAATGCCATTAAATACATGAAACAAATGTACACTAAGGTGTGTGTTCATGCAGTAAAGTGGCTGCTGGTGGATGACTAGTAGCCTTAATTAATATACAAATTTATATTTCTGCACAGGGAGCAATATTCCTCTTCTTTGCTGGCAGGGCAGAGGAGATGAAAGGAAACATTGAtgaggtgtgtgtatgtgtgtatgccTTTGTCGTGAAATCTTCCAGGAACAGTTCTGAAAAGAAAGAATTTCCTGTTCTTGTTCATTTCCTGTGTGCCAAAGAGTCTGTTGATCTTACAAAAGTTGCATTATGTTAGCCACTCATCCACCACAACATTCGAATGAGAAGTTCAATCAAAATGTCTGCCTTTTTCAATGACAATTATTAGTATTGATTGATCAatgtgtgatatttttttttgagtggTGCTTGGCATCTTTGCCTCACATTTCGGAGGTTGTGGATTCAAATCTTAACATGTTCTCCCCCCGTGCTCGCATGGgctttctccgggtactcctaCATAcccaaaacatgcatattaGGATAATTGAAGACGCTGCCTGTTGGCACGCATGGTTTAATCATATGTTAGTAAAGGCAGAAATGAAACACAAATGTCAGCTTTTCCAGTTGTAAGGTGAGCTGCACACAGCTTAAGGATAACATGAATGTCAAATGAAATATGACTTTTGCATGTCCTAATGTCACCAGGCGGTTGCTCTATTTGAAGAGGGCTGCAAGGCCCAGCAAGCATGGAAGCAGTTCCACCACATGTGCTACTGGGAGCTGATGTGGTGCTTTACTTACAAGCGAGCATGGAAGATGGCCTATTTCTATGCCGACCTACTGAGCAAGGAAAGCCGCTGGTCTAAGGTGCACACAAGAAACCAATATTGTTGTCGTTATCCTATGCTAGTGCTACTTCTTGGCTACTGCAAGTGCAAAGGGGTACCAGtttcatacacacttctgaaatcaAACATATACTCAAATCACctttcattttcaaataatcacttatacaacattcctagaaaatcacaatggtgagctatttttagaacaggcatGTTCCTTAGGGCTACCTGACACGCGCAGGCCCCATATTGGTGGTGCCTGTTCTAGTGACTGTCACATCTAAGAATGCAATTTGTTTGTGCTAGGCCATGTACATCTACATGAAAGCTGCTTATCTCAGCATGCTGCCAAAGGAAGAGGAACGCCCCTTTGGAGAGGATGAGGTGGATCTCTTTAGGttagtgattcccaaccaggtTGCTTTGACACCCgaaagcccgtatcccacttGATGGGCAAACATTTGCAACGCAGGTGGCAGTGTAGGCACTGTCTGGATGTGTCAAAAACATCTCCCACATCCATCCACGGCAACTACAGGACAATTCAACAGCAATGCAAAGGAAAAAAGCTACAttaagggacagtgtgtagaatgtagtgccatctagtggtgaactaatagaatgcaatgagtaaggttaaaggggaagtcaacccccatttttgtgtgtgacaataatatgttctatatgcagccccactagtctaaacacgactttctgattaatattgcatttgtggaatatccaaaatccagctgtttttaatccatctcagtgggtggccaatttgccacttgctgttgagtgaaaatgacatcacacaacGAATGGATAGACATAGTATATGAGATATTTAAGATGgaaagaatacattttaaaagtttaaatactgtactgtactgtaaatgtaaaaatataaattaaaataggaattgggaacagattaattgcatttacattgttTCCTATGGGAGAAAATATTTCGGAGGTttaacaattcggactttgaacacttcgcaggaacgaattatgttcaaactttgAGGTgccactgtatatgtatatgcactTCGGGTGAGGatgtatgtataaatgtgtatatacttttttttatatatatatgtgtgtatatatatatatgtgtatatgtatatatgtatgtgtatatatatatatgtgtatatgtatgtatatgtgtgtatatatatatatgtgtgtatatatatatatatgtgtgtatatatatatatatatatgtgtgtgtgtatatgtatgtgtatatatgtgtatgtgtatttatatatatatatatatatatatatatatatatatatatggtaaaCCCCACTTGTTATGGTTCAACGTGTTAAGTATTTGCTTTTgattgttgtggaaaaaaacaGGATCCTTGTTAATCTGGATTTGTTAGTGTTGAATACCTGTTTATGTAATTGAGATAATTGTGATGTGTAACATTAAGTGAAGGTatactgattgattgatttggaTCAGTGAAACCaaataataaagtaatttaaaaaaaataaaagaaaatgacatcacagctgctcccgtctcaggtaacaaccaatcacagcgcagcttcagaaaacaggtgagctgtgattggtcgttgcctgagccctgagcaacattggtcatcttcagttgacagcaagtagcaaaatggctgccccctaaattggataaaaacagctggattttgcttcataactcgtagtccaaaaat is a window of Vanacampus margaritifer isolate UIUO_Vmar chromosome 2, RoL_Vmar_1.0, whole genome shotgun sequence DNA encoding:
- the LOC144044190 gene encoding tetratricopeptide repeat protein 39A isoform X2 codes for the protein MSNGKHENAAHNNSSQMTLDESLDECMEALDLFLNNHFNESLEKLRSKVSESMYHALIYATILEMQAMMTFQHDDICSAGATMKSAQDVCQRFRRKSPNLVKSNGEPITEEQLHAEVCFAECQLQRAALTFLQDENMVSFIKGGIKVRNSYLIYKDLHSYVKSQTCFKGASHSHLEGGISFGIGAFNLTLSLFPPRILKVLEFAGFSGDKEYGLSLLDDGATALNLRSMLCALLLLCYYTFLTFILGTGEGHVIEAERLLKIFRLRYPRAVALFEEGCKAQQAWKQFHHMCYWELMWCFTYKRAWKMAYFYADLLSKESRWSKAMYIYMKAAYLSMLPKEEERPFGEDEVDLFRQVPAFKQKIAGKSPPTEKFAIRKARRYKAQCPVRLAVPVLEMMYMWNGFSMIKKRPELTEGMIQTLVEAERNLLESPENEYSLDDRCVIHLLKGMSLKNQGLLQGAEECFQKVCSSEKKLRFDHYLIPNSMVELSLLYIEQGRRDEAIKLLHKAKHNYKEYSMESRTQFRIHAALAKLKAGSVNEDQTSP
- the LOC144044190 gene encoding tetratricopeptide repeat protein 39A isoform X1, whose amino-acid sequence is MSNGKHENAAHNNSSQMTLDESLDECMEALDLFLNNHFNESLEKLRSKVSESMYHALIYATILEMQAMMTFQHDDICSAGATMKSAQDVCQRFRRKSPNLVKSNGEPITEEQLHAEVCFAECQLQRAALTFLQDENMVSFIKGGIKVRNSYLIYKDLHSYVKSQTCFKGASHSHLEGGISFGIGAFNLTLSLFPPRILKVLEFAGFSGDKEYGLSLLDDGATALNLRSMLCALLLLCYYTFLTFILGTGEGHVIEAERLLKIFRLRYPRGAIFLFFAGRAEEMKGNIDEAVALFEEGCKAQQAWKQFHHMCYWELMWCFTYKRAWKMAYFYADLLSKESRWSKAMYIYMKAAYLSMLPKEEERPFGEDEVDLFRQVPAFKQKIAGKSPPTEKFAIRKARRYKAQCPVRLAVPVLEMMYMWNGFSMIKKRPELTEGMIQTLVEAERNLLESPENEYSLDDRCVIHLLKGMSLKNQGLLQGAEECFQKVCSSEKKLRFDHYLIPNSMVELSLLYIEQGRRDEAIKLLHKAKHNYKEYSMESRTQFRIHAALAKLKAGSVNEDQTSP